A window of the Thalassoglobus sp. JC818 genome harbors these coding sequences:
- a CDS encoding metal ABC transporter permease yields the protein MSILENWSWALDGWIIAAGVLCAVASALLGNFLVLRRMSMLGDAISHAVLPGLAAAFFLTESRNSWPMFVGAVLAGVLTAFFTEWIRGAGKVDEGASMGVVFTSLFALGLIMIVRAADHVDLDPGCVLYGAIEMTPLDLVDIGGYLIPRAVVTLSVVTVLNLLFVGLFWKELKISSFDSGLATTVGFSSRLIHYLLMILVAVTAVASFESVGNILVVAMLVVPASAAYMLTNRLLPMIFVSVILAVISAVTGHLSAIIVPGWFGFESTTTAGMMAVSAGVILFLSIVFSPKSGVLIRFVRQRLLAWQILEEDVVAFLYRIEERELSIDHDFETLRSELLADFVSMKVVLHRLVSGSQLVVNQGEYNLTDQGRLRAESLVRSHRLWEEYLVSHAGIDADRLHQKAERLEHFTDKDLRERLNHETNAPENDPHGRPIPAERDSAKSDQDSPS from the coding sequence ATGAGCATTTTGGAAAACTGGAGTTGGGCCCTCGACGGCTGGATCATTGCAGCAGGAGTTTTGTGTGCGGTCGCATCGGCTCTACTTGGGAACTTTTTAGTCCTCCGTCGCATGAGCATGCTCGGGGATGCCATCAGTCATGCAGTGCTCCCGGGGCTGGCAGCGGCATTCTTCCTGACGGAGAGTCGCAACAGTTGGCCCATGTTTGTTGGAGCAGTCCTGGCGGGTGTTCTGACTGCGTTCTTCACCGAGTGGATTCGAGGAGCGGGAAAGGTCGATGAGGGAGCGTCGATGGGGGTGGTGTTTACTTCCCTGTTCGCTCTGGGACTCATCATGATTGTCCGCGCAGCTGACCATGTTGATCTTGATCCTGGGTGTGTGCTTTATGGCGCGATCGAGATGACTCCGTTGGATCTGGTCGACATCGGGGGATATCTGATTCCCAGAGCTGTTGTCACGCTTTCGGTGGTGACAGTGCTTAATCTGTTGTTCGTAGGGCTGTTCTGGAAGGAGCTGAAGATCAGTTCCTTCGATTCGGGTCTAGCGACAACAGTCGGATTCAGTTCGCGGTTGATTCATTATCTGTTGATGATTCTCGTGGCTGTCACAGCTGTCGCCAGCTTCGAGAGTGTCGGAAACATTTTGGTCGTGGCGATGCTCGTCGTTCCTGCTTCTGCAGCGTATATGCTGACGAACCGGCTCCTGCCGATGATTTTCGTGAGCGTCATTCTCGCGGTCATCTCCGCTGTGACAGGTCATCTGTCGGCGATCATCGTGCCTGGGTGGTTTGGGTTCGAGAGCACAACCACTGCGGGCATGATGGCAGTCAGCGCCGGAGTGATTCTCTTTCTATCGATCGTGTTTAGTCCGAAGAGCGGGGTGCTTATTCGTTTTGTCAGACAGCGTTTACTCGCCTGGCAGATCCTGGAAGAAGATGTCGTCGCGTTTCTGTATCGAATTGAGGAACGCGAACTCTCCATTGATCATGATTTCGAAACGCTGCGAAGCGAACTGCTCGCGGACTTCGTTTCGATGAAGGTCGTTCTGCATCGCCTGGTCTCAGGCTCGCAGCTTGTTGTCAATCAAGGCGAATATAATCTGACGGACCAGGGACGGTTGCGGGCTGAAAGTCTCGTTCGTTCGCACCGGCTGTGGGAAGAATATCTCGTCTCGCACGCGGGGATCGATGCAGATCGCCTCCATCAGAAAGCAGAGCGGCTCGAGCACTTCACTGACAAAGACTTGCGCGAGCGGTTGAATCACGAGACTAACGCTCCTGAGAACGATCCACACGGACGTCCGATTCCTGCGGAACGGGATTCAGCAAAGTCTGATCAAGATTCGCCTTCGTAG
- a CDS encoding sodium-dependent transporter: MAGQVKETGRSHWKSRFGFVLAAAGSAVGLGNIWKFPYITGENGGGLFVLIYLVCILLVGLPIMIAEIMIGRAAQKQPVGAFEELNGGKTVWSAAGWMGVLAGFIILSFYIVVAGWSMDYTLKSIVNFTQPIEKEAAAETDLYIATTDMESMQNYLIDRRLADQARMGESLLEREISKRQLEEFSRFQAAVAAADDSEEASRRLLTDPELEKTVTHVNAIQKQIDELREGIEEQVRADVTGITDEVLFQQVKMEKRRELVLSKVGVTFGNLYTNGWQSLMWAFLFMALTVGVVAGGVSAGIERACQILMPTLFALICTMVLYGAFQPGFSAAVSFVFSPDPSRLKPSGVLEALGHAFFTLSLGMGAMMTYGSYQSTKTGLFKEALMITFLDTLIALLACLMIFPITFSYGQEPTAGPGLVFMSMPLAFAEIGTGGMLLSILFFGLLFFAALTSALSLLEVCASYLIDQKDWSRPQAALATGIITLLVAVPSAFDGDPDTLLGTWHADYGKGFFDTVDHLASNWMLPLGGLLIAVYAGWVMPRKLQEAEVEDTPSWMFQGWLFVIRIVAPALVVVVLLQKVGIFDVDELVSRF; the protein is encoded by the coding sequence ATGGCAGGTCAAGTGAAGGAGACCGGACGGTCTCATTGGAAATCTCGCTTTGGGTTTGTGCTGGCAGCTGCGGGATCTGCTGTCGGGTTGGGAAACATCTGGAAGTTTCCGTACATCACCGGCGAGAACGGAGGAGGCCTGTTCGTTCTGATCTATCTGGTGTGCATCCTGCTCGTGGGTCTTCCGATCATGATCGCGGAAATCATGATCGGCCGCGCCGCCCAGAAGCAACCAGTCGGAGCGTTCGAAGAGCTCAATGGTGGTAAAACCGTTTGGTCGGCGGCGGGGTGGATGGGCGTCCTCGCCGGCTTCATCATCTTGTCGTTCTATATCGTCGTCGCTGGCTGGTCGATGGATTACACGCTGAAGTCGATCGTCAACTTCACTCAGCCAATTGAAAAAGAAGCTGCTGCTGAAACTGATCTGTACATCGCGACGACGGACATGGAGTCGATGCAGAACTATCTGATCGACCGAAGACTCGCGGATCAGGCTCGAATGGGTGAATCACTGCTGGAACGGGAAATCTCGAAACGACAGTTGGAAGAGTTCTCGAGATTTCAGGCTGCCGTTGCCGCAGCGGACGATTCTGAAGAAGCGAGTCGGCGACTGCTGACCGATCCGGAGTTAGAAAAGACTGTCACCCATGTGAACGCTATTCAAAAACAAATTGACGAGTTGAGAGAAGGGATCGAAGAACAGGTTCGGGCTGACGTGACGGGAATCACCGACGAGGTTCTCTTCCAGCAGGTCAAAATGGAAAAGCGCCGGGAGTTGGTGCTGTCGAAAGTTGGAGTGACTTTCGGGAACCTGTATACGAACGGTTGGCAGTCGTTGATGTGGGCGTTCCTTTTCATGGCATTGACCGTGGGAGTGGTCGCTGGCGGAGTCTCGGCCGGGATTGAAAGAGCCTGTCAGATCCTGATGCCGACCTTGTTCGCGCTCATCTGCACGATGGTTCTTTACGGAGCCTTTCAACCCGGATTTTCGGCGGCGGTCAGCTTCGTCTTCAGCCCTGATCCAAGCCGACTCAAACCGAGTGGAGTTCTGGAAGCACTGGGACACGCGTTCTTCACGCTCTCACTGGGGATGGGTGCGATGATGACCTACGGCTCCTATCAAAGCACCAAGACCGGTCTCTTCAAGGAAGCTTTGATGATCACCTTTCTGGACACACTCATCGCACTTCTGGCCTGCCTGATGATTTTCCCCATCACCTTTTCGTATGGGCAAGAACCAACAGCTGGCCCCGGACTGGTTTTCATGAGTATGCCGCTTGCGTTTGCTGAAATCGGAACCGGAGGGATGCTGCTTTCGATTCTCTTCTTCGGGCTGCTCTTCTTCGCCGCTCTGACATCCGCGCTCTCTCTGCTGGAAGTCTGCGCGTCGTACTTGATCGATCAGAAAGACTGGTCTCGTCCGCAGGCAGCATTGGCGACCGGTATCATTACACTCTTGGTCGCTGTGCCGAGTGCATTTGATGGAGATCCCGACACACTCCTGGGGACGTGGCACGCTGACTACGGCAAAGGGTTCTTCGATACCGTCGATCATCTGGCATCAAACTGGATGCTGCCGCTGGGAGGTTTGCTGATCGCGGTCTACGCTGGGTGGGTCATGCCCCGCAAGCTTCAGGAAGCAGAAGTGGAAGACACTCCGAGCTGGATGTTCCAGGGATGGCTGTTCGTGATCCGAATCGTCGCTCCGGCACTCGTTGTGGTCGTGCTTCTACAGAAAGTTGGCATTTTTGACGTCGATGAGCTGGTCAGCCGGTTCTGA
- a CDS encoding UDP-N-acetylglucosamine--N-acetylmuramyl-(pentapeptide) pyrophosphoryl-undecaprenol N-acetylglucosamine transferase: protein MENLHRYLFCGGGSGGHLFPGISVAQEIKARQPQSQICFLTTGRDIERRILDDSEFEQIPIDSVTSSQLMRNPVVGLPSFIGAARRVRSLMRENPPRVVIGLGGFGSVPGILAAMSLRIPAVILEQNVIAGRANSLLGLFSNRICTSFPHSREMRLPKVRCEWTGNPVRKEILEATASSNDTKPQRQLLVLGGSQGAHEINRAFRDFCSRHGELLSDWTVIHQTGKSDQKEFQEFYNSMPLNITCSDFIDEMGRELSRTSLVISRAGATTLAELAAIGLPAMVIPDPNSIRNHQYLNANYYAQRGGVDLVEEEHGGEEFYSRFHRVLESLLNDSDKLTKMAKKQRESGKPDATQRVVDIILSQRKL, encoded by the coding sequence ATGGAGAACTTGCATCGTTATCTGTTCTGCGGAGGAGGAAGCGGGGGGCACCTGTTTCCTGGAATCTCCGTAGCGCAAGAGATCAAAGCGAGACAACCGCAAAGCCAAATTTGCTTTCTGACGACCGGACGTGACATTGAACGCAGAATTCTGGACGACTCTGAATTCGAACAGATTCCTATCGACTCGGTCACGAGTTCTCAACTCATGAGAAACCCGGTGGTCGGCTTGCCTTCCTTCATCGGGGCTGCTCGAAGAGTTCGAAGTCTCATGCGTGAAAATCCGCCGAGAGTCGTGATCGGCCTTGGAGGTTTTGGGAGTGTTCCCGGGATTCTGGCAGCCATGAGCCTGCGAATCCCGGCAGTGATCCTTGAGCAAAACGTTATCGCAGGTCGAGCGAACTCGTTACTGGGACTCTTCTCCAACCGGATTTGCACGAGCTTTCCGCATTCTCGCGAGATGAGACTACCCAAGGTTCGCTGCGAGTGGACGGGGAATCCCGTACGAAAAGAAATACTCGAAGCCACAGCTTCTTCGAACGACACCAAGCCGCAACGTCAATTGCTGGTACTCGGAGGAAGTCAGGGAGCCCACGAAATCAACCGAGCGTTCCGCGACTTCTGTTCTCGGCATGGGGAGCTGTTGTCTGACTGGACTGTGATCCATCAAACGGGAAAGAGTGATCAGAAGGAGTTCCAAGAGTTCTACAACTCGATGCCCTTGAACATCACCTGTTCGGACTTCATTGATGAAATGGGACGTGAACTCAGCCGAACGTCTTTGGTGATCTCACGGGCTGGAGCAACGACGTTAGCGGAACTTGCTGCTATCGGACTGCCAGCGATGGTCATTCCCGATCCGAATTCGATCCGGAACCACCAGTACCTCAACGCGAACTATTACGCGCAGCGTGGCGGAGTTGACCTGGTCGAAGAAGAGCACGGCGGCGAAGAATTCTATTCAAGGTTTCATCGCGTTCTGGAATCATTGCTCAATGACTCAGACAAGCTCACGAAGATGGCCAAGAAGCAGCGGGAGTCCGGAAAACCGGATGCGACGCAACGCGTTGTCGACATCATTCTGAGTCAACGAAAACTCTGA
- a CDS encoding putative peptidoglycan glycosyltransferase FtsW — translation MNPQTTSVMKAITVQHEDPISLQRASTVQPVDQLFLAMIAMLIAVGVLFVDSSSMTSASRPEESIQLSKHLIFLGIGLAAGLVAASLPERFWIWLAPVIYLATIALLVMVLLPAFGHRVNGAQRWIRFGSWSLQPSEIAKLSVPMMVCAYRFRYRDRLSSPKLVDFVSIVLIGGLPVSLIILEPDLGTSLFICCGIVLVLFLTGWPKWHFLVAGLMCVPMIVGLIILHPYQLARIKGFIQTWTNPTEAPYQVRQSLTSLGVGGLSGTGLGRGWQKLSFLPEADTDFVFAAVGEELGLLGTLGVVVLWCGLYSTGHRMLSRSTACSFRVVAGTTILTLLIFQAAINVAVVTAMVPPKGISHPFLSYGGSNLVMSLFSLGVFWSLTRSESGAEILHRSVEDQNELFEENSSEAIEVTADG, via the coding sequence TTGAACCCACAAACAACAAGCGTCATGAAGGCCATCACTGTTCAACACGAAGATCCAATATCGCTGCAGAGAGCGTCGACAGTGCAACCGGTCGATCAGCTCTTTCTGGCGATGATTGCCATGTTGATTGCCGTCGGCGTGCTGTTTGTCGACAGTTCCAGCATGACATCTGCAAGCAGACCGGAAGAATCGATCCAACTTTCCAAGCATCTCATCTTTCTAGGAATTGGATTGGCTGCTGGGCTCGTTGCAGCCAGTCTTCCCGAACGTTTCTGGATCTGGCTGGCCCCTGTGATTTATCTGGCGACGATTGCTTTGTTGGTCATGGTTCTGTTGCCTGCGTTCGGTCATCGCGTCAATGGAGCACAGCGCTGGATTCGTTTCGGCTCGTGGAGCCTTCAGCCCTCTGAGATCGCCAAGTTATCAGTGCCGATGATGGTCTGCGCGTACCGGTTTCGATACCGCGACCGACTCAGTTCCCCGAAACTGGTTGACTTCGTGTCGATTGTACTCATCGGCGGGCTTCCGGTGTCGTTGATCATTCTCGAACCCGACCTGGGGACGTCGCTCTTTATCTGCTGTGGGATCGTGTTGGTCCTGTTTCTGACAGGTTGGCCGAAGTGGCACTTTCTTGTAGCTGGCTTGATGTGTGTTCCGATGATCGTCGGGCTCATCATTCTTCATCCGTATCAACTTGCCCGCATCAAAGGGTTCATTCAAACCTGGACGAATCCAACCGAAGCCCCGTATCAGGTGCGCCAGTCGTTGACATCGCTGGGAGTCGGCGGATTGTCTGGAACGGGTTTGGGACGTGGCTGGCAGAAACTGAGTTTTCTTCCTGAAGCGGACACGGACTTTGTCTTCGCGGCGGTCGGGGAAGAACTTGGGCTGCTCGGAACGCTTGGCGTTGTTGTGCTGTGGTGTGGTCTGTACTCGACGGGACACCGCATGCTCTCTCGATCGACAGCTTGCAGTTTTCGAGTTGTGGCTGGGACAACAATCCTCACGCTGTTAATTTTCCAAGCAGCGATTAACGTGGCGGTGGTGACGGCGATGGTTCCGCCGAAAGGGATCTCTCACCCGTTTCTCAGCTATGGAGGGAGCAACCTGGTGATGAGCCTGTTCAGCCTGGGAGTCTTCTGGAGTTTGACGAGAAGTGAAAGCGGTGCGGAGATTCTCCATCGATCAGTTGAGGATCAAAACGAACTCTTCGAAGAGAACTCGTCTGAAGCGATCGAAGTCACGGCTGATGGCTGA
- a CDS encoding thioredoxin family protein produces the protein MHLPSARLFALTVVTLHFAQAASAQTLWHSDLNAARKVAMETNRPILCHFGAEWCGPCQLMEREVFPTQQVREKLGSSVVGVKIDVNERPDLARRFGVHQFPTDLFLEPNGSQLLRTTGFKSTGEYVSLMMRANTRYSDLLAQRQPKPSTSPEIAADQSESTIRPAGQQSVMLDGYCPVTLWKTRRWEKGNSRWQVEYKGQVFHMASEQERDDFRLTPDRYAPQFLGCDPVIAWETDRAVPGDTRFGAFYDEQLYLFSSNDNRTRFKSEPDRYVQAEVVLNVDQIERVVK, from the coding sequence ATGCACTTACCGTCCGCTCGACTCTTTGCACTGACCGTAGTCACTCTGCACTTCGCACAGGCGGCGTCTGCTCAAACGCTGTGGCACAGCGATCTCAACGCAGCCCGCAAAGTCGCCATGGAAACAAACCGCCCGATTCTGTGTCACTTCGGGGCGGAGTGGTGCGGACCCTGCCAGTTGATGGAACGGGAAGTTTTCCCGACGCAACAGGTTCGCGAGAAGCTGGGCTCGTCGGTGGTCGGTGTCAAAATTGATGTCAACGAACGACCAGACCTCGCTCGCCGCTTTGGTGTCCACCAGTTTCCAACGGACTTGTTTCTCGAACCAAATGGGTCGCAACTGCTGAGAACAACCGGTTTTAAGAGCACCGGCGAATACGTCTCGCTGATGATGCGGGCCAATACTCGCTACTCAGACCTCCTTGCTCAACGACAACCGAAGCCAAGCACTTCTCCAGAAATTGCGGCTGACCAGAGTGAATCAACGATCCGACCTGCTGGCCAGCAGTCTGTAATGCTCGACGGATACTGTCCCGTCACATTGTGGAAAACACGGCGATGGGAGAAAGGCAACTCCCGCTGGCAGGTGGAATACAAAGGTCAGGTTTTCCACATGGCCAGCGAACAGGAACGGGACGACTTTCGTCTGACACCTGATCGCTATGCTCCGCAGTTTCTCGGTTGCGATCCCGTGATTGCCTGGGAAACCGATCGAGCTGTCCCCGGCGACACCCGCTTCGGTGCTTTCTATGACGAGCAGCTTTATCTCTTCAGCTCGAATGACAATCGGACGCGTTTCAAATCGGAGCCCGATCGCTACGTTCAGGCAGAAGTTGTTTTGAACGTTGATCAGATCGAAAGAGTGGTCAAGTAG
- a CDS encoding DUF2784 domain-containing protein: MNESNYALLADLVAVVHLAYAATIVIGLLLVLCGGIAGWKWVRNRWFRIIHLLMILIVVAEAWAGVTCPLTTLEESLRAKANQPFDGDGFLAGLVHQLLFFDAPWWVFTMCYTVCGLLILVSLSFVPPDWSSRKTARRLTN; encoded by the coding sequence ATGAACGAATCGAATTACGCTCTGCTCGCCGATCTCGTGGCTGTGGTCCACTTGGCGTATGCAGCCACGATCGTGATCGGTCTCTTACTGGTCCTGTGTGGTGGCATCGCCGGATGGAAATGGGTGAGAAATCGATGGTTTCGAATCATCCATCTGCTGATGATTCTCATCGTCGTCGCCGAAGCGTGGGCCGGTGTCACCTGTCCATTAACGACACTCGAAGAGTCTTTAAGAGCAAAAGCAAACCAGCCGTTCGATGGAGACGGATTCCTGGCGGGACTCGTGCATCAGCTACTCTTCTTCGATGCACCGTGGTGGGTCTTCACCATGTGTTACACCGTATGCGGGCTGTTAATTCTCGTCTCGCTGAGCTTCGTGCCGCCGGATTGGTCGAGCAGAAAGACTGCACGCCGCCTCACGAATTGA
- a CDS encoding diguanylate cyclase, whose product MNSSLLLESVLQLSKASQLPTPPNELDDIISIHVLRRLLAAIHFRDVRVLKHSRRVGLLAVGIGSRLGWEDMQLRLIEIAALLHDIGKLGVPDHILGKPGKLSPDEYEYIAGFNRVAVEVLQCCQVNPDVIDIVAQSHGVNIDGTSTQDKPASLGARILAVADAYESLTSVQPYRPAFDTNKALRTLEEQAGKGFDRNVVAALERWLHSERASVLSDTDAENASIAANAPADNNAKMAASRFCHVFQYLHTLESLYDAFYMIDRDQRIVMWNMGAVKMFGYSPGELIGQTWHRSIVSSTKAKPDPVDRCLEESIPVCHRLNLKDVDGNSQSFDVQTLPVTNDSGAVRAVMELICDGNESKRHRGQFRKLQMAATRDALTGAFNRGELEQRLTQAFQQWEKDPQIPYSVVFVDLDHFKAINDRLSHAVGDRVLIDVARLIQDELYSGEQVGRYGGEEFVILCPETPLEVAIERSERLRRSISSAEIAGRDDLRVTASFGVAQVEMGDTFESVTKRADQALYDAKNSGRNRTCYQVTEHWAESQKKSELGEDAYVHQAEIVACVARGMLPMKLKGYVEDIHAKILSVKEEEITLQVGAPTLFRKWGKEDDKQPVRVRVEIHDIPAHEQKQGTRRLRLKTFTEPVGKPSSPEVFHKRANRVNESLRAYLIAD is encoded by the coding sequence ATGAATTCCTCCTTGCTCCTGGAATCTGTGTTGCAGCTTTCCAAAGCAAGTCAACTTCCGACTCCGCCGAATGAACTCGACGACATTATCTCGATTCATGTTCTTCGACGTTTGCTGGCCGCGATTCATTTCCGTGACGTGCGCGTTCTGAAGCATTCACGACGCGTCGGACTCTTGGCCGTCGGGATTGGATCTCGTCTCGGTTGGGAAGACATGCAGCTGCGACTTATTGAGATCGCCGCTCTCCTGCATGACATCGGCAAGTTGGGCGTGCCGGACCACATTCTCGGCAAGCCGGGCAAGCTGAGTCCGGATGAATACGAATACATCGCAGGATTTAATCGCGTCGCTGTCGAAGTCCTGCAGTGCTGCCAGGTCAATCCAGACGTCATCGATATTGTGGCTCAATCACATGGAGTGAATATTGACGGCACATCCACACAGGACAAACCCGCGAGTCTCGGAGCAAGAATTCTCGCCGTCGCTGATGCCTACGAGTCACTGACTTCAGTTCAACCGTATCGACCGGCGTTTGACACCAACAAAGCTCTTCGAACACTGGAAGAACAAGCTGGGAAAGGGTTCGACAGAAACGTTGTTGCAGCGCTGGAACGCTGGCTTCACAGTGAAAGAGCATCGGTTCTGTCCGACACAGATGCAGAGAATGCGTCAATCGCTGCGAATGCACCTGCCGATAACAATGCGAAAATGGCCGCCAGCCGCTTTTGTCACGTCTTTCAATATCTGCACACACTCGAAAGCCTGTACGACGCCTTCTATATGATCGATCGCGATCAGCGAATCGTCATGTGGAACATGGGTGCGGTCAAAATGTTTGGCTACTCTCCCGGAGAGCTGATTGGCCAAACGTGGCACCGTTCGATCGTCTCGTCCACCAAAGCGAAGCCGGACCCAGTTGATCGATGTCTGGAAGAGTCGATTCCGGTTTGCCATCGTTTGAACCTCAAAGATGTCGACGGAAATTCTCAGAGCTTCGACGTCCAGACATTGCCAGTCACGAATGATTCCGGGGCTGTGCGTGCAGTCATGGAACTCATCTGCGATGGAAATGAGTCGAAGCGACATCGAGGTCAGTTCCGAAAACTTCAAATGGCAGCCACTCGTGACGCACTTACCGGAGCGTTTAACCGTGGTGAATTGGAACAGCGACTGACACAAGCCTTTCAGCAATGGGAGAAAGATCCGCAAATCCCATATTCCGTCGTCTTTGTCGACCTCGATCACTTCAAAGCGATCAACGATCGATTGTCGCACGCAGTCGGCGATCGCGTTTTGATCGACGTGGCTCGGCTCATTCAGGACGAGCTCTATTCGGGCGAGCAAGTGGGACGTTACGGAGGAGAAGAGTTCGTGATCCTCTGTCCGGAAACACCGCTTGAAGTGGCAATCGAACGCTCAGAACGTTTGCGAAGATCCATCTCGAGCGCTGAAATCGCCGGGCGGGATGACCTTCGAGTCACAGCTTCATTCGGAGTCGCTCAAGTCGAAATGGGTGACACTTTCGAGTCAGTCACCAAACGCGCTGACCAGGCGTTGTACGATGCCAAAAACTCTGGTCGAAACCGAACCTGCTATCAGGTGACTGAGCATTGGGCCGAGTCTCAGAAGAAGAGTGAGTTGGGTGAAGATGCCTATGTTCATCAGGCTGAGATCGTGGCATGCGTGGCTCGAGGGATGTTGCCAATGAAGCTCAAGGGCTACGTTGAAGACATCCACGCAAAGATTCTCTCGGTCAAAGAAGAAGAGATCACTCTGCAGGTTGGCGCTCCAACACTCTTCCGCAAATGGGGTAAAGAAGACGATAAGCAGCCCGTGCGCGTTCGAGTTGAGATTCACGACATTCCCGCTCACGAACAAAAGCAGGGGACACGCCGACTTCGTCTTAAAACCTTCACTGAACCGGTTGGAAAACCTTCTTCTCCGGAAGTCTTTCATAAACGAGCCAATCGCGTGAACGAGTCGCTGCGTGCCTATCTGATTGCCGATTAG
- a CDS encoding ankyrin repeat domain-containing protein, giving the protein MTSTQLVFELIDAGDLDAIRSLIAADPAVVFVRHADANLFHWTTLQFAASRGKLEVCRLLVEHGAEVYTNPMNSYPPVIQAAWKKHQDVVDYFLNEIPHLAEGTNGTGVALNLAAREGWTEIVDLHLKKDPLSVFQRGWIGDTPLHWPAHNNYGEIVQKLVAAGADVEADEINCYGGKPLHWASEHAPESVRRLLAAGANVNSRNVKEDSDFFGVTPLIMNATQRDDCDEVTQLLLQAGADPSLVDAQGKTALDHARERGLAKITKVLESWRS; this is encoded by the coding sequence ATGACAAGCACTCAACTGGTCTTCGAACTCATCGATGCTGGCGATCTGGATGCCATTCGATCACTCATCGCAGCTGACCCGGCCGTTGTTTTTGTCCGTCACGCAGACGCCAATCTCTTCCACTGGACGACACTCCAATTCGCAGCCAGTCGAGGCAAGCTGGAAGTCTGTCGGCTCCTCGTTGAGCATGGTGCAGAAGTCTATACGAATCCAATGAATTCGTATCCGCCCGTGATTCAAGCAGCCTGGAAAAAGCACCAGGACGTCGTGGATTATTTCCTCAATGAGATTCCTCATCTCGCGGAGGGAACCAATGGAACCGGAGTTGCGTTGAATCTCGCGGCCCGTGAAGGTTGGACGGAAATCGTCGATCTGCATCTCAAGAAAGACCCGCTCAGTGTCTTTCAGAGAGGTTGGATTGGAGACACGCCCCTTCACTGGCCAGCTCATAACAACTATGGCGAGATCGTTCAGAAACTGGTCGCGGCGGGAGCAGATGTCGAAGCGGATGAAATCAACTGCTACGGAGGGAAACCTCTCCACTGGGCCAGCGAGCATGCACCGGAGTCGGTCCGTCGACTTCTTGCAGCCGGGGCGAATGTGAACAGCCGAAATGTCAAAGAAGACTCTGATTTCTTTGGAGTGACTCCGCTCATCATGAACGCGACTCAGCGAGATGACTGCGACGAAGTCACCCAACTTCTCCTTCAAGCGGGTGCCGATCCGAGCCTGGTCGATGCGCAAGGAAAGACTGCCCTGGACCACGCTCGCGAACGCGGTCTTGCGAAGATCACAAAAGTATTGGAGTCATGGCGCAGCTAG